In Centroberyx gerrardi isolate f3 chromosome 11, fCenGer3.hap1.cur.20231027, whole genome shotgun sequence, the following are encoded in one genomic region:
- the LOC144541760 gene encoding uncharacterized protein LOC144541760 → MAYKSRFSFWEHKGSLALLFCSDVDSSQPQPVTRPALDTGSGPQPTTSSAEEFSSNGAMGGPDTPGGKQSPGSKKVVKIVRRVVRRVIPGGMEEQNQPTISESARAATTANPVPKTTKAGGQVEKDDISMGLTSLMGRGRTKEHRPRTRTQDRKEDLYQKEEGKQQEEEKGKAEEEEEKPAEEKTEAAASTSVSTTAPPNPLPPKSNPLAPPAGFIPAPKSDPLAPPAGFIPAPKQNPLTPPAGFIPASKSNPMPPKQNPLVRPAGFIPVPKTDPLAPPAGFIPKPRSIAVKKSEVKEASCPSVAPNGKPCPVALTQAHSTQIEQVPELIPTEEDHKRVRRIFTVNGNDL, encoded by the exons ATGGCTTACAAATCACGCTTTTCATTCTGGGAGCACAAGGGAAGTCTTGCTttacttttctgt TCTGATGTCGATAGTAGTCAGCCTCAGCCCGTCACTAGACCTGCTCTAGACACAGGAAGCGGCCCACAGCCAACTACATCATCAGCTGAAGAATTCAGTAGTAACGGTGCCATGGGCGGTCCGGACACCCCAGGGGGGAAGCAGAGTCCTGGCAGTAAGAAGGTGGTGAAGATTGTGAGAAGGGTTGTTAGGCGAGTGATTCCTGGTGGGATGGAGGAGCAGAACCAACCCACTATCTCTGAGTCTGCCAGAGCTGCCACTACTGCAAACCCTGTGCCCAAAACCACCAAGGCTGGCGGCCAGGTGGAGAAGGATGACATATCCATGGGCCTGACCAGCCTCATGGGCAGAGGCCGAACCAAGGAGCACCGGCCTCGCACCCGCACCCAAGACCGCAAGGAGGACTTGTATCAGAAAGAAGAGGggaagcagcaggaggaggagaaaggaaaggcggaggaggaagaagagaaacctgcagaggaaaaaacagaggcGGCCGCATCCACATCTGTGTCCACCACTGCACCGCCAAACCCTCTGCCACCAAAGTCCAACCCCCTCGCCCCTCCGGCTGGGTTCATACCTGCTCCCAAATCCGACCCTTTGGCCCCTCCCGCTGGCTTCATCCCAGCCCCCAAGCAAAATCCACTGACCCCTCCAGCTGGTTTCATCCCTGCATCAAAATCCAACCCCATGCCCCCAAAACAGAATCCCCTGGTGAGACCTGCAGGTTTCATCCCTGTCCCAAAGACAGACCCTCTGGCCCCCCCTGCAGGGTTCATCCCAAAACCTCGTTCAATTGCTGTAAAGAAATCGGAG GTAAAGGAGGCATCTTGTCCTTCTGTGGCCCCCAATGGTAAGCCCTGCCCTGTTGCACTGACCCAGGCTCACTCTACACAGattgaacag GTTCCAGAGCTGATTCCCACTGAGGAGGATCACAAGCGTGTGAGGAGGATCTTTACCGTCAATGGCAATGAT CTTTGA